The DNA region ATACTAATGGGTAACATAAGAACATCATTCGTAAAAAGAACTGCAAAAGAATTAGTAGAAACATATGAGGGTAAATTTACCACAGATTTTGATGAAAATAAAAAGTTAGTAGAAGAATTTTCTACTGTAAGTACAAAACATCTTAGAAATAAAATTGCAGGATATGTAACTAGACTAGTAAAACAAGGACCTCAATAGATCTTATAGATATCAATAGATTTCAGGTGTGACAGTTAATGGGAATTATAGTGGCCAAGTTCGGAGGAACATCCGTTGGTAATGGTGAACGGATTAAAAAAGCAGCGCAATCAGTTGTAAATGAATACATGAAAGGTAAAAAGGTAGTAGTTGTTGTATCTGCAATAAATAAAACGACAGATGAGTTTTTAAAAATTGTAGATACTGCTATGGGAAAATCTATAACAGACAAACAGCTTGCTGAAGTTGTTTCAATGGGAGAAATGACCAGTGTTAGAATATTTTCATCAACTATTGAATCTTTAGGTGTTAAATCCGAATATGTAGATCCATATGCAGATGCTTGGCCCGTAATTACTGATAACAATTTTTTAAGTGCAAAAATTAACTTTGAAGTAACAGAAGACAAATCAAGCAAGATTAAAGAAATGATAGACGAAGGAATAATTCCTGTAGTCTGTGGATACCTTGGAAAAAATGAATCAGGGAACATCACAACTTTAGGACGAGGAGGAAGTGACATAACTGCATTTTTGCTTGGGCACTGCCTCAAAGCTGAAGAAGTTATCATTGTAACTGATGTTGATGGAGTAATGTCTACCGATCCGAATAAACTTCTCTCGGCTAAAAAGCTTGATAAAATTTCTGTTGAAGAAATGAGGGATCTTGCAACTCATGGAGCACAGGTATTGCACCCCCATGCTCTAAAATACAAAGATCCAAAAATAGATGCTAAAATAATTGGATATGAGAAAGGAGACTTATCTACTCCTGGGACAGAAATTATAGGTCCTTCTAATAATGAATTACTCAAATGTGCAACCATAAACAACGAACCTATATCTGTTATTGCTGTTGTTGGGGAAGAGATTTTAACAAAATCTGGAATTTTGTCAAAAATCACAGATACTCTTGCAAAACATAAAATTAACATCTATGGAATTTCTACAGGTCAAAATTCCATAACTGTATTCGTTAATAAATCTGATTCAGACCGTGCTCATGAAGTTCTCCATGAAGTTGTTGTAACAACTGATGATTTAAGTTCTCTTTCTCTGGGAAGAGAAATTGCAATGATAACTGTTGCAAGTCAGGATTTTATAGACACTCCTGGAGTAATAGCAGAAATAACTGAACCTTTACAAAAAAGTAAAATAAATATTGTTGAAATTTCTTCAAGTCAGACTTCTGTTGTTCTTTTTGTGGATTGGGATGATGGTAATAAGGCTTATGAACTTGTAAAAGGTGTCTTAAAATGAAATTTGAAGGTACGACCGTGGCTATGGTGACTCCATACACGAAAAACGATGAAATAGATGAAGAAGGAATTCGTGAAAACATAAATTATTTGATAGAAAACGGCGTTAATGGGATATTAGCTGCAGGAACAACTGGTGAATCAGCTACAATATCTCACGATGAGCACAGAAAGCTGTTAGATATTTTAATTGATGAAGCTGATGGTAAAGTTACGACTATCGCCGGTGCGGGTAGTAATTCATCCAAGGAAGCTCTTGGACTTGTTAAACATGCTGAAGATATAGGTGCAGATGGAGCACTGGTTATAACACCTTATTACAATAAACCGCAGCAAAATGGCCTTTATGAGCATTATAAATTACTTTCAGAATCTACAAATATTCCTATAATAGTTTACAATGTACCTTCAAGAACAGGTACAGATATAGACGTTGAAACTATAGGAAAAGTTGCAGAACTTGACAACATTGCTGCTATTAAAGAAGCAAACCCTGACCTGGATAAAGTATCTCAAATAATTAAAAAAATTGATGAAATAGGTAAAACTGATAAATTCGCAGTTCTATCTGGAAATGATGATCTTACACTTCCTATGATAGCTTTGGGTGCAAAAGGAGTGATAAGTGTTGTTGCAAATGTTGATCCAGCACGTATGAGCCAGCTGGTTAATTATGCATTGGAAGGGGACTTTGAATCTGCATCTGAATCCCATTACGAACTTTATGATCTCATGAAAGTTTTATTCATTGAGACAAATCCAGTCCCAGCAAAAACAGCTTTAAGTATGATGGGAAGGCCGGCAGGTAATGTAAGAATGCCTCTTGCACCTATTAATGAGGAAAACAAGGCTAAATTAAAAGAAGTGCTTAAAAACCTTGATTTAATTTAAATTATTATTTAGCACATTTGCTAAAACTATTATTTAATTTTTATACCGCTCGAGAATTCCCTCAAAAACTATGTTTTTGCAGGTTTTTCGGGCTTTTTTATAATTTTTTATGGGGAAGTTGGTAAAAATCAAAGATTTTATGCCAGAAATAGCAAATTTTAGGTCGAAATCAGAGATTTTCTGAATCAAAATATTAAATATTGGAGAGATTGATAAAATGATTGGAGTGGCTGTAACAGGCGCAAGCGGAAGAATGGGTTCTAAAATAATTAGGACCATACTTGAACAGGATGACATGAAAGTTGTGGCAGCAATAGAAGCACCAAATACTCCTTTTGAGGGAAAGGATGTAGGTGAAGTAATTGGTGTGGGAACCATTGGTGTTCCTGTAAACGGTGCTGAAAAACTTGCTGAAGTTCTAACAGAAAAGAAGCCAGATGTGCTTGTTGATTTTACTATAGCAAATGCCGCTGTAGGTACAATTAAAACTTCAGCAGAATGTGGAGTTAATGTAGTTGTAGGTACAACTGGATTTTCAGACGAACAAATGGAAGAAATGAAAAATGCTATAGAAAATAATAAAGTAAAAGCAGTAATTGCTCCAAACATGGCAGTAGGTGTAAATGTATTCTTTAAAATCATTGCAGACCTTGCTAAAATCTTAAAAGATGATTATGATGTGGAGATAATAGAAGCTCACCACAAGCATAAAGCTGATGCACCATCAGGAACAGCTGTTAAAGCTTATGAAGTTCTGGCAGAGGCACTTGGAAGAGATAAGAATGAATGTGGCGTCTACGGCAGGCAAGGAGTGGTAGGTGCACGTACTCCTGAAGAGATTGGAATACACGCTGTCCGTGGCGGAGATATCGTTGGAGACCACACTGTACTTTTTGCAGGTGAAGGAGAAAGAATTGAAATTGTCCACAGAGCACACAGCAGGCAGGCATTTGTATCGGGAGTAATTAAAGCAGTAAGATATGTTGTTGGGGCTTCGAAGAAAATAAGCGATATGGGAGATGTTCTCGGTATAAAATAAAAAAATAATTTGCTTATTTTATATAATATTTTTATTTTTTAGGGGGATACATGCTTTTTAAGAAACGTGAACCAGTAACTGAATTTGTTCCAACTTTCTTAAAGGAAGACCGTTCTGCTTTAAGAAAGATTCATGAAATGATAAGTGGTGCACAAAATCATATTTACATTGTATATCCATGGATCACGCTTGGTGAAGAATTTATCATTCCTTTTGAAAATGCTTTATCTAATAATAAAGATGTAGAAGTATATCTTATCACTAAACTGGAAAAGGAAGATGTATTTCGAAGGCTGCATCAATTAGATGATGTTGAAAGGTGGAAAAGTATTTTCGGTGACAATATATCTATAAAATACAATAATAATCTTCATGCAAAGATGATAATTGTCGATGACACTGAAATGATTGCTGGATCTTCAAATTTAACTGGAAGCGGTCTTGGATCATCTAGAGATTATGAAGGAAAGCCTCAGATCGAAGCAAATATTTATACAAATGACCGAAAAGCTGTAGAAAATGGAGTGGGCTTTTTTGTCAGGTTATGGAGCCATAAAACTTCAAATAAATATGTTAATGATGAATATGTGCTATCCTGTAAATCATACCATCTATCTGGGATATATCAAAGATACAGAAAGGACTTTGATAAAATAGTGAATCAGGAGAAAATGCGGGTAAAAGATGATGGAACTTTAAAGTTTAACGGAATTCTAGGCTATTTAGATAGTAAAAAGGCGTATGTTTTGGGAAAAACAAGGAAAGATATTGCCGTGAAACTTTTGCGAGATAGCAGAAGTTTGAATTCATCTAAAATTGGCGATGAAGTAGAAATTTCAGGTAAATTTAACAGGATAGAAGGACATAGCGAGTTTACAATAAAAGAATTATCAAAGGGTACTGATAAATTTAACATAAATGATTTGAGGTTAGGTTTAAGTAAAATTAAGATAAATGGAGAAGTTGTAAGCATAGAAGAAGTAATTGAAATGGAGACTAAGTATGGCAGTAAGATTTTAACACTTGTTAAAATTAAAGATGACACTGGAGATATCACTTTAGAGCTTTGGGATAATATAATTCCAAGTGGAAAACTTAAATACGGTATCAAGCTGGAAATAACAAACGGCTATACAAAGGTCCATGAAGGAGAATTAAGATTAGGACTTCAAAAGAACGACGGAAAAATAAAGTTATTAGGTGTATAAATTTATAGTAGATAACATAAATTATTAGATATATTTAGTAAATTAAAGATAATATGACATAAATAAAATGGAAAGTCATTTCTACGATATTTTGTTATGAATCTGTATTATAGGTGATTATATGGTAAACGTAGGTATTCTCGGAGCAACTGGAATGGTTGGGCAGAGATTCATTGAACTTTTGGCAGATCATCCAAAGTTTGAAATCACTGCTCTTACAGCATCTGCAAGATCAGCAGGAAAAAGATATGAAGACGCCGCAACATGGTATCTGGATAGTCCGATACCAGAAAGTGTTAAAGACATTACTGTAGTGGATACAGACCCTAAAGAAGCTAAGGATGTGGATATTGTATTTTCTGCGCTTCCGGCAGATACTGCAGCGATTGTGGAGCCGAAGTTTGCCAAATCATGTATTGTAGCATCAAATGCAAGTGCAATGAGAATGGAGCCCGATGTTCCCCTGGTGATACCTGAAGTTAACCCGGAACATCTGGATTTAGTAGAAATTCAACAAAAAAACAGAGGATGGGATGGATTCATAGTAACAAATCCTAACTGTTCAACCATAGCTTTAACTCTCACTTTAAAACC from Methanobacterium bryantii includes:
- a CDS encoding 30S ribosomal protein S17e, whose amino-acid sequence is MGNIRTSFVKRTAKELVETYEGKFTTDFDENKKLVEEFSTVSTKHLRNKIAGYVTRLVKQGPQ
- a CDS encoding aspartate kinase; this translates as MGIIVAKFGGTSVGNGERIKKAAQSVVNEYMKGKKVVVVVSAINKTTDEFLKIVDTAMGKSITDKQLAEVVSMGEMTSVRIFSSTIESLGVKSEYVDPYADAWPVITDNNFLSAKINFEVTEDKSSKIKEMIDEGIIPVVCGYLGKNESGNITTLGRGGSDITAFLLGHCLKAEEVIIVTDVDGVMSTDPNKLLSAKKLDKISVEEMRDLATHGAQVLHPHALKYKDPKIDAKIIGYEKGDLSTPGTEIIGPSNNELLKCATINNEPISVIAVVGEEILTKSGILSKITDTLAKHKINIYGISTGQNSITVFVNKSDSDRAHEVLHEVVVTTDDLSSLSLGREIAMITVASQDFIDTPGVIAEITEPLQKSKINIVEISSSQTSVVLFVDWDDGNKAYELVKGVLK
- the dapA gene encoding 4-hydroxy-tetrahydrodipicolinate synthase; the protein is MKFEGTTVAMVTPYTKNDEIDEEGIRENINYLIENGVNGILAAGTTGESATISHDEHRKLLDILIDEADGKVTTIAGAGSNSSKEALGLVKHAEDIGADGALVITPYYNKPQQNGLYEHYKLLSESTNIPIIVYNVPSRTGTDIDVETIGKVAELDNIAAIKEANPDLDKVSQIIKKIDEIGKTDKFAVLSGNDDLTLPMIALGAKGVISVVANVDPARMSQLVNYALEGDFESASESHYELYDLMKVLFIETNPVPAKTALSMMGRPAGNVRMPLAPINEENKAKLKEVLKNLDLI
- the dapB gene encoding 4-hydroxy-tetrahydrodipicolinate reductase, giving the protein MIGVAVTGASGRMGSKIIRTILEQDDMKVVAAIEAPNTPFEGKDVGEVIGVGTIGVPVNGAEKLAEVLTEKKPDVLVDFTIANAAVGTIKTSAECGVNVVVGTTGFSDEQMEEMKNAIENNKVKAVIAPNMAVGVNVFFKIIADLAKILKDDYDVEIIEAHHKHKADAPSGTAVKAYEVLAEALGRDKNECGVYGRQGVVGARTPEEIGIHAVRGGDIVGDHTVLFAGEGERIEIVHRAHSRQAFVSGVIKAVRYVVGASKKISDMGDVLGIK
- a CDS encoding phospholipase D-like domain-containing protein; translation: MLFKKREPVTEFVPTFLKEDRSALRKIHEMISGAQNHIYIVYPWITLGEEFIIPFENALSNNKDVEVYLITKLEKEDVFRRLHQLDDVERWKSIFGDNISIKYNNNLHAKMIIVDDTEMIAGSSNLTGSGLGSSRDYEGKPQIEANIYTNDRKAVENGVGFFVRLWSHKTSNKYVNDEYVLSCKSYHLSGIYQRYRKDFDKIVNQEKMRVKDDGTLKFNGILGYLDSKKAYVLGKTRKDIAVKLLRDSRSLNSSKIGDEVEISGKFNRIEGHSEFTIKELSKGTDKFNINDLRLGLSKIKINGEVVSIEEVIEMETKYGSKILTLVKIKDDTGDITLELWDNIIPSGKLKYGIKLEITNGYTKVHEGELRLGLQKNDGKIKLLGV